ACGCCCGTCCGCCCGCGCTTCGCGACCACGGGCAAGAACAAGCTCACCCTCACCTGCGACGGCGCCAAGAAGACCTTCGTGATCGAGACGGTCGGCACCGCCCGCTTCGCGCGGATGGGTCACTTGGCCTCCGCCCCTGCTGACGCGCACGGCTGCGGGGCCTGCCCACACCCCGCGGTGACGGGGCCGATCGTCCAGGGGAGCCCATCCGTGCTCATCGACGGCTTCCCTGCCGCGCGCGTCGGCGACTACGGAGTGCACGCCGCGTGCTGCGGCGCCAACACGTTCCGTGTCGCCGCCGGCAACGACCACGGCGTGCTGATCGACGGTCGCCCCGCGACGACGATGGGCGCGCGTACGGTGCACTGCGGCGGGACCGGGAAGATCATCGAGGGCGCTGCGGGCAACTACGAGCCGCCATCGTTCGCCGAGGAGGCCAGCGGCGGCTTCTTTGGGGTCCCGAGCCCCGCGCCAGCGCGCGCGCCGGCGACGAGGCCACGCGCCACGGCGTCGTCCACGACGTCGACCGCAGTCGAGCCGCCGGTGGCGGCCGACGTGAAGCTCGACGCGCCGGCCCCCGAGGACCTCGCGGCGCAGCGAGCGTGACGCTGCGCACCGAGCCTGGTGCGACGCGGGTCGTCCGCAACACGCCCGACGGCGCGGCGAGCCCCGCCTCCGCCATCGCCGTCCTGCCATCGTCGGGAGTCACGAGACGCCCGGAGGGGACGATCCACCTGACGCGGGGCGCGATCGTGGTCACCACGTTGCCCCCGGCCAAGCAGCTCATCGAGACCGACGCGGGCACGGTGGAGCTCGGCTCGCAGGCGCGCGTCGCGCTAGTCGACGGCGCCGTGGACGTGGCGCTGCTGGCAGGGAACGCCACACTCCGACCGCGAAGTGGGCCCGAGCTCCGGCTCTCCGCGGGGCAGTCGGTCCGCTTCACAGCGAAGGGGGCGATGGCCCCGCCGGCGGCGATGTCGCCCACGGAGGTCGGCGACGCCGTGCGCGCCCTGGTCGACCCCAAGGCGGCCGCGGCGACGGCCGGCTCCGAGGAGGAGCTCCACCCGCTCCTGCGCGACCGGCGGCTGTGGATGGCCCTCGGCGCCGGGGTGGCGATCGCCGCAGCCGTCATGGCGGCGGTGGTGCTCGCCCTCGCGAGCAGGCGCAAGGGCGGACCCGCGGCCCGGTGAGACCCGTGGTGATCGAGCGATGCAGGTTGACACCCGCGCTCAGACTGCAACCTTCTGCGGATGCGCCTCCGCACGCCCGCTCTTCCGCCTCGCTTGCCACGCTTGCCACGCTTGCCACGCTTGCCACGCTTGCCACGCGCCCTCGGCGCGCTCGGCTTCGCGGCGGCCGTCACCTCCTCCGCGACCCTCGCCCGCGCCGCCACGCTGGAGGTAGGGCCGGGCAAGCAGTACGCGGAGCTGTCGGCCATCGCCCGCATCGTGAAGCCGGGCGACGTCGTGGAGGTGCAGGGCGACCACACCTACGCGCCCGTCGAGTTCAACGTGAACGCCACGCAGGCGGCGCCGATCACCATCCGCGGGGTCCGCGTGAACGGCAAGCGCCCGATCGTGAAGGGCGGCGAGAACACGGTGCTCTTGCACGGAAACTTCTACACTTTCGAGGGCTTCGAGGTCACGGGCGGCACCGGAATCTGCGTGGTCCACAGCGCCAACGGGGTAACCCTCCGCGACGACGTGATCCACGACTGCCCGCGCCACGGCATCCTCGGGACCGACAGCGAGGCCGGCTCGCTCCTGATGGAGTACGTGGAGGTGTACGCGGCCGGCAGCGAGCGCGCCGGCGAGGCGCTGAAGCACCCGGTGTACATCGCGACCAACGAGAGGATGTACCCGAAGTCGGTCTTCCGCATGCAGCACTGCTACGTGCATGACGCGAACGGCGGCAACTCGGTCAAGTCGCGCGCCGAGCGCAACGAGATCTACGGCAACTGGCTCGAGGGCGCGCAGTACTACGAGCTCGAGCTGATCGGCCCCGACGACGACAGCGGCGACACGGTCACCGCCCCGCGCGAAGACGGGGACGTCGTGGGCAACGTGCTCCTCCAGACCAAGTCGACCTCGTACGTCGTGCGCGTCGGCGGCGACGGCACGGGCCGCACTGGCGGGCGCTACCGCTTCGTGAACAACACGTTCATCGTCGGCAGTCACGCGAACAACGCGGGCGCGATGCGGGCCTCGTACGCGCTCGACTCGCTCGAGCTCTACAACAACGTCTTCTCCAGGGCCTCCGGCCGGATGGACTACCTCGTCCGCGAGACCGATCTCACCTGGATCGCGGGCCGCCAAATCGCCGGCGCGAACAACTACATCACCCAGGGCTCGGGCAACATCCCCGCTACCCTCACCGGGAACATCTTGGGCACCAACCCGGATTCGTGGACCTCGCGAAGAAGGACCTGCGCCTCGCCGCCCCCCCGCGCCGGGTACGCCCGAGCCGCCGCCCGGGGTGGTGCCCGGATTGCCGGGGCTGCCGGGGGCGAGCGACGACGGGGGACCCGGCAGCACGGCCACCACGAGCTCGGGATGCGGCTGCGGCGCGGTGGGCACTCCAACCCACTCGCTGCTCGCCGGGGCAAGCCTCGTCGCAGCGCTTGGACTGCTCAGCCGCGCGCGCGCGCGGCGACGCGGTCGCTGACAGACTCCGAGCCCTGCCCGGTGCCGCGGCTCGTGCCACGTGGGCCGCTCGGGTCTTGCGCACTCGGGCGCATCGGCCATACTCCGCCGAATGCGCGCCCTCTTCCTTGCACTGCCGCTGATTCTCGCACCATTCGCCACCTTCGCGTGCTCCAGCGACGATCCGGGCGATTCGGGCACCTCGCCGACGTCCACGTCCACCACCACGACGCCCGTGCCCTCCGTGCTCCCCGACGGCGCCCCCAACCCGACGCCACGGCGACGACCGACGGCGGGGCCCCGGTCCCGACGGCACGGTGCCCCTGACCGACAGCGGCAACCGTCCACGCCCGGCGTCGTCGGAGCGAACGGCATCGCCGACTGGGACGCTCGGCGACAAGGCCCAGGTCAAGGTATTCCGCAGCTTCTTCTTGCACCAGTCGGTGGGCGGCGACCTGGAGGACGTCGCGCAGTTCAACGGCTACAAGTTCGAGTACGCGACGAGCGGCTCCACGAACCTCAGGCCGGGGCTCAACGGCGGGCTGTTCTCCACCAGCAACGGCAACCCGGCGGGCAAAATCGCCGAGTTTCGCTCGATGGCGCTGGCCAACAAGTCGAACCTCCGCGTGGCGATCATGAAGTTCGGCTACGCCGACATCGTCGCCGGCAAGGTCGCGGGCGCGCAGACCGCCTACGAGGCGGCCGTCGCCGCCGTGAAGGCCGAGGGCGTGCGCGTGCTCCACGTCACGCCGCCGTTCGTCTACAACGTGCCCGCAGAGAACGCGCCCAAGCAGGCGATGCGCACGTGGATGATGACCACGTTCCCGAACGACATCATCTTCGACCTGCAAGACATCGAGAGCACCGAGCCCGGGAGCGGCACGCGCTGCGAGCGCGGCGGCTCGTGGGAGATCTGCAACTCGATCCGCTCGACGAGCGGCTGTGCGAGCCTCAATCAGGGCGTCGACTCGGCCTCGGGTCAGGGCCACCTCTGCTACACGCACGCCAAGCGCATCTCGAAGGCGTTCCTTTACGCGATCTACCTCGCGGGCAAGTGAGGGCACCCACGCGGGCTGTGGCTCGGCGCGGGAGAGCGCCCGCCACGCATCGCCTTTAGCGCGCACGCGGGAGGGGCACGCGCACCTCGCGACGGGCCGCGCCCGCGTC
This genomic window from Myxococcales bacterium contains:
- a CDS encoding PAAR domain-containing protein: MLTLRGSWSLEKPSSDVEIELLHPAGRSPRVFTSGWLFGARCVRGKGTPREVDLTAEVEWGGTATFTPPRGTPVRPRFATTGKNKLTLTCDGAKKTFVIETVGTARFARMGHLASAPADAHGCGACPHPAVTGPIVQGSPSVLIDGFPAARVGDYGVHAACCGANTFRVAAGNDHGVLIDGRPATTMGARTVHCGGTGKIIEGAAGNYEPPSFAEEASGGFFGVPSPAPARAPATRPRATASSTTSTAVEPPVAADVKLDAPAPEDLAAQRA